A genomic region of Methylobacterium durans contains the following coding sequences:
- a CDS encoding glycosyltransferase family 4 protein, with protein sequence MRIAQIAPLSEAVPPKFYGGTERVVSWITEELVRQGHDVTLFASGDSETSAKLAACTPEGLRLLGYRDHTASHLAMLHHVRRRAHDFDILHFHIDLLQYPMFEDMNHKCITTMHGRLDVPDFMPVYRTFTGMPLVSISDNQREPMPPSVNWASTIHHGLPAQNCPYYPEAKGGYLAFLGRISPEKRPDRAIEMAKRSGVPLKIAAKVDKADQEYWDEVIEPMIHHPLIEYIGEINEEQKKDFLGNALALAFPIDWPEPFGLVMIEAMSAGTPVIAFRNGSVPEVIADGVSGVLCDSMDEAVAAVDRVKSMSRAGVRRHFEGQFTAECMVRKYVAAYERLLAGQPDVIKLPTAAAFAPHYGEMNGSARPSLSAAAMPA encoded by the coding sequence GTGCGCATTGCCCAGATCGCCCCGCTCTCGGAGGCCGTGCCTCCGAAGTTCTACGGCGGCACAGAGCGCGTCGTGTCCTGGATCACCGAGGAACTCGTCCGGCAGGGACATGACGTGACGCTCTTCGCGAGCGGCGACTCGGAGACCTCGGCCAAGCTCGCGGCCTGCACGCCCGAGGGCCTGCGGCTGCTCGGTTACCGCGACCATACCGCAAGCCACCTCGCGATGCTGCATCACGTCCGCCGCCGGGCGCACGATTTCGACATCCTGCACTTCCACATTGATCTCCTGCAATATCCGATGTTCGAGGACATGAACCACAAGTGCATCACCACGATGCACGGCCGCCTCGACGTGCCGGACTTCATGCCGGTCTATCGGACCTTCACGGGCATGCCGCTGGTCTCGATCTCGGACAACCAGCGCGAGCCGATGCCGCCGAGCGTCAACTGGGCCTCGACGATTCATCACGGCCTGCCGGCGCAGAACTGCCCGTACTACCCGGAGGCGAAAGGCGGCTATCTCGCCTTCCTCGGCCGGATCTCCCCCGAGAAGCGCCCTGACCGCGCGATCGAGATGGCCAAGCGCTCCGGCGTGCCGCTGAAGATCGCCGCCAAGGTCGACAAGGCGGACCAGGAATATTGGGACGAGGTCATCGAGCCGATGATCCACCATCCGCTGATCGAGTATATCGGCGAGATCAACGAGGAGCAGAAGAAGGACTTCCTCGGCAACGCGCTCGCGCTCGCTTTCCCGATCGACTGGCCGGAGCCCTTCGGCCTCGTGATGATCGAGGCGATGTCGGCAGGCACGCCGGTGATCGCCTTCCGCAACGGCTCCGTGCCCGAGGTGATCGCCGACGGCGTCAGCGGCGTCCTGTGCGACAGCATGGACGAGGCGGTTGCGGCGGTCGACAGGGTCAAGAGCATGAGCCGCGCCGGCGTGCGCCGTCACTTCGAGGGACAGTTCACGGCCGAGTGCATGGTCCGCAAGTACGTGGCGGCCTACGAGCGGCTTCTCGCCGGCCAGCCGGACGTGATCAAGCTGCCGACCGCGGCGGCCTTCGCGCCGCATTACGGCGAGATGAACGGCTCCGCCCGCCCGTCGCTGTCGGCGGCCGCGATGCCGGCCTGA
- the fmt gene encoding methionyl-tRNA formyltransferase codes for MRIVFMGTPDFAVPTLARIAQDGHTVAAVYTRAPAKAGRGLGLRPSPVHAFAEALGVPVLTPATLRDADAAATFHRHAADVAVVVAYGLLLPQAILDAPRHGCLNLHGSLLPRWRGAAPIQRAVMAGDAESGVGVMRMEAGLDTGPVAMEARLPIRPGMTAGELHDALMPLGADLMGRALAELAVGGLAFTPQPESGVVYAHKISNEEARIDWARPASAVANHVNGLSPFPGAFFEADLGKGPERVKVLRAEPAEGSGEPGTLLSADGLVACGAGAVRLTELRRAGRGGTVSGSEFLRGARLEPGARLL; via the coding sequence TTGAGAATCGTCTTCATGGGCACCCCGGACTTCGCGGTGCCGACGCTGGCGCGCATCGCGCAGGACGGCCACACGGTGGCCGCCGTCTACACCCGCGCGCCCGCCAAAGCCGGCCGCGGCCTCGGCTTACGCCCCTCCCCCGTCCACGCGTTCGCCGAGGCGCTCGGCGTTCCGGTGCTGACGCCCGCTACGCTTCGCGACGCGGACGCCGCCGCGACGTTTCACCGGCACGCGGCCGACGTCGCGGTCGTGGTGGCCTATGGGCTCCTCCTGCCGCAGGCGATCCTCGACGCGCCGCGCCACGGCTGCCTAAACCTGCACGGCTCGCTGCTGCCGCGCTGGCGCGGCGCCGCGCCGATCCAGCGGGCGGTGATGGCGGGCGATGCGGAGAGCGGCGTCGGCGTGATGCGGATGGAGGCCGGCCTCGACACCGGCCCCGTCGCGATGGAGGCGAGGCTGCCGATCCGCCCCGGCATGACGGCGGGCGAGTTGCACGACGCGCTGATGCCACTCGGCGCCGACCTCATGGGTCGGGCGCTCGCCGAACTCGCCGTCGGCGGACTTGCCTTCACGCCGCAGCCGGAATCCGGCGTGGTCTACGCCCACAAGATCTCGAACGAAGAGGCGCGCATCGACTGGGCGCGCCCGGCCAGCGCGGTGGCGAACCATGTCAACGGGCTCTCGCCGTTTCCCGGTGCCTTCTTCGAGGCCGATCTCGGGAAGGGGCCGGAGCGCGTGAAGGTGCTGCGGGCCGAGCCCGCTGAAGGGTCGGGCGAGCCCGGCACGCTCCTCTCAGCGGACGGCCTCGTCGCCTGCGGCGCGGGCGCCGTGCGCCTGACCGAGCTTCGCCGGGCCGGGCGCGGCGGCACGGTCTCCGGCTCCGAGTTCCTGCGCGGCGCCCGGCTCGAGCCCGGCGCGCGCCTCCTCTGA
- a CDS encoding DUF6894 family protein, translated as MGDRRDGSATHRDQLMPHFYLHFRTPTNFHRDEEGSTFADLDHAYLDVCEAIPDIAADMWRSSLGSPGEDHLECAFEIADSAGLILMNVPFLEILDPARNRFCWKLRPDLC; from the coding sequence ATGGGTGATCGGCGCGATGGCAGCGCGACACATCGAGATCAGCTCATGCCGCACTTCTATCTTCACTTTCGGACACCGACGAACTTCCATCGCGACGAGGAAGGCTCGACCTTCGCCGACCTCGATCATGCTTATCTGGATGTGTGCGAGGCCATTCCGGACATCGCCGCCGACATGTGGCGTTCTTCCCTGGGGAGCCCTGGCGAGGATCACCTCGAATGCGCCTTCGAGATCGCGGATTCGGCGGGCCTGATCCTGATGAATGTGCCCTTCCTGGAGATCCTCGATCCCGCACGAAACCGATTTTGCTGGAAGCTGCGTCCGGATCTCTGCTGA
- the dapE gene encoding succinyl-diaminopimelate desuccinylase yields MPHSPLDLAQALIRCPSVTPEEGGALDLLGRILAEAGFAVERPVFSEAGTPDIHNLYARIGTAGPCLLLAGHTDVVPPGETGAWRHEPFAGDVADGILYGRGAVDMKGGLACLLAATLDLLAARGPAFGGSIAFLITGDEEGPAVNGTVKLLTWARARGEHFDHCLLGEPTNPSRLGEMIKIGRRGSLTGKITVHGRQGHVAYPHRAENPIPGMLRLASALVAEPIDGGTAHFDASNLEFTTIDVGNAATNVIPADARAVFNIRFNEGWSAETLGAEIRRRLEVAAGNTVRYTLDLQPSNAPAFLTRPDAFVDLVAGAIEAETGLRPELSTTGGTSDARFIKDACPVVEFGLVGETMHQVDERVPVADLERLTAIYRRVLEAYFPAGASGASPSA; encoded by the coding sequence GTGCCGCACTCGCCCCTCGACCTCGCCCAGGCCCTGATCCGCTGCCCCTCCGTGACGCCGGAGGAGGGCGGTGCACTTGACCTCTTGGGTCGCATCCTCGCGGAGGCCGGGTTCGCGGTGGAGCGCCCGGTCTTCTCCGAGGCGGGTACGCCCGACATCCACAACCTCTACGCGCGGATCGGGACGGCGGGGCCCTGCCTGCTGCTCGCCGGGCACACGGACGTAGTGCCCCCGGGAGAGACGGGCGCGTGGCGCCACGAACCCTTTGCGGGCGACGTGGCGGACGGAATCCTCTACGGGCGCGGCGCCGTCGACATGAAGGGCGGCCTCGCCTGCCTGCTGGCCGCGACGCTCGACCTCCTCGCCGCGCGGGGGCCGGCCTTCGGCGGCTCGATTGCGTTCCTGATCACCGGGGACGAGGAGGGACCTGCGGTCAACGGCACGGTGAAGCTCCTCACCTGGGCGCGCGCGCGCGGCGAGCACTTCGACCATTGCCTGCTCGGCGAGCCGACCAACCCGAGCCGCCTCGGCGAGATGATCAAGATCGGCCGGCGCGGCTCGCTCACGGGCAAGATCACGGTGCACGGCCGTCAGGGTCACGTCGCCTACCCGCACCGGGCCGAGAATCCGATCCCGGGCATGCTGCGCCTCGCCTCGGCCCTCGTCGCCGAGCCGATCGACGGCGGCACGGCGCATTTCGACGCCTCGAACCTCGAATTCACGACGATCGACGTCGGCAATGCGGCCACCAACGTGATTCCCGCCGACGCGCGGGCCGTGTTCAACATCCGCTTCAACGAGGGCTGGTCCGCCGAGACGTTGGGCGCCGAGATCCGGCGGCGCCTGGAGGTCGCGGCCGGCAACACGGTGCGCTACACGCTGGACCTGCAACCCTCGAACGCGCCCGCCTTCCTGACGCGACCCGACGCCTTCGTGGATCTCGTCGCGGGCGCGATCGAGGCCGAGACCGGCCTGCGCCCTGAGCTTTCCACCACCGGAGGCACCTCCGACGCGCGCTTCATCAAGGACGCCTGCCCGGTCGTCGAGTTCGGCCTCGTCGGCGAGACCATGCATCAGGTGGACGAACGCGTTCCGGTGGCGGACTTGGAGCGCCTGACCGCGATCTACAGGCGGGTGCTGGAGGCCTATTTTCCGGCCGGAGCGTCGGGGGCGTCGCCCTCCGCGTAA
- a CDS encoding GAF domain-containing protein produces the protein MLKDSGIYCETVLGQGTHLYVRNAHADIRSWAGNPCFEQHGLLTYLGYPIRWPDGSLFGTLCVLDLVEKVYTDHERDVMALMRDLIEGNLRTLCVH, from the coding sequence GTGCTCAAGGATTCGGGCATCTACTGCGAGACGGTGCTCGGCCAGGGCACGCATCTCTACGTGCGCAATGCCCATGCCGACATCCGTTCCTGGGCGGGCAACCCGTGCTTCGAGCAGCACGGCCTGCTCACCTATCTCGGCTACCCGATCCGCTGGCCGGACGGCAGCCTGTTCGGCACGCTCTGCGTCCTCGATCTCGTGGAAAAGGTCTACACGGACCATGAGCGCGACGTGATGGCCCTGATGCGCGACCTGATCGAGGGCAACCTGCGCACGCTCTGCGTGCACTGA
- a CDS encoding DUF1186 domain-containing protein: MTGTDLATRLGQAEFLPEEALREAIAAPDLIAGAVLRLLEAAGAGVELTDEEANLLFWGLHVLAATRDSRAYLPLLQLLRQDGETIDDLLGDAAATTLPQVLASLYDGEPEPLFALILDSTTDDLIRNEALAATAFLVRDRRISTEAAAGMLTRFDDKRVAVEGDVGWVGWEEAIALTGLRDLAPRVEAARKDGRLPAEFSDPAWFRGALRRAEARPDDASDLDERGLAYLDDPIGALAWTAEGAGEPAHNPYRDVGRNDPCPCGSGRKFKKCCLGA; encoded by the coding sequence ATGACGGGCACCGACCTCGCGACGCGCCTCGGTCAGGCCGAGTTTCTGCCCGAGGAGGCCCTGCGCGAGGCCATCGCGGCGCCGGACCTGATCGCCGGCGCGGTGCTGCGCCTCCTCGAAGCCGCGGGCGCTGGCGTCGAGCTCACGGACGAGGAGGCGAACCTCCTGTTCTGGGGCCTCCACGTGCTCGCCGCCACGCGCGATTCGCGCGCCTACCTGCCGCTGCTGCAGCTCCTCCGGCAGGACGGTGAGACGATCGACGATCTTCTCGGAGATGCCGCCGCGACGACCCTGCCGCAGGTGCTGGCCAGCCTCTACGACGGCGAGCCGGAGCCGCTCTTCGCGCTCATCCTCGACAGCACGACCGACGACCTCATCCGCAACGAGGCGCTGGCCGCGACGGCCTTCCTCGTCCGGGATCGGCGCATCTCGACGGAGGCCGCCGCCGGAATGCTGACGCGCTTCGACGACAAGCGCGTGGCGGTCGAGGGCGACGTCGGTTGGGTCGGCTGGGAAGAAGCGATCGCCCTGACCGGACTGCGCGACCTCGCTCCCCGCGTCGAGGCGGCCCGCAAGGACGGGCGCCTGCCGGCCGAGTTCTCCGATCCGGCCTGGTTCCGCGGCGCGCTCCGCCGAGCCGAGGCACGGCCGGACGACGCGAGCGACCTCGACGAGCGCGGTCTCGCCTACCTTGACGATCCGATCGGAGCGCTCGCCTGGACCGCAGAGGGTGCGGGCGAGCCGGCGCACAACCCGTACCGGGACGTCGGCCGCAACGATCCTTGCCCCTGCGGCTCCGGCCGGAAGTTCAAGAAGTGCTGCCTCGGCGCCTGA
- the rplT gene encoding 50S ribosomal protein L20, protein MARVKRGVTSHAKHKKVLKAARGYYGRRKNTIRIAKQAVEKGLQYAYRDRKNKKRTFRALWIQRLNAAVREHGLTYSRFIDGLAKSGIVVDRKALSELAIHEPASFAAVVEKAKAALPTAKAA, encoded by the coding sequence ATGGCCCGCGTCAAGCGCGGCGTGACCAGTCACGCGAAGCACAAGAAAGTCCTCAAGGCCGCCCGCGGCTATTACGGCCGGCGCAAGAACACGATCCGCATCGCCAAGCAGGCGGTGGAGAAGGGTCTGCAATACGCCTACCGCGACCGCAAGAACAAGAAGCGCACCTTCCGCGCCCTTTGGATCCAGCGGCTCAACGCGGCGGTGCGCGAGCACGGCCTGACCTATTCCCGCTTCATCGACGGGCTCGCCAAGTCGGGCATCGTGGTGGACCGCAAGGCGCTCTCCGAGCTCGCCATCCACGAGCCCGCGAGCTTCGCGGCCGTGGTGGAGAAGGCCAAGGCCGCCCTCCCGACCGCCAAGGCTGCCTGA
- the recR gene encoding recombination mediator RecR, whose protein sequence is MPQAVAGPEIERLIQLLARMPGLGPRSARRAALQLIKKRDTLLGPLSEAMRIAAERIVVCHACGNVDTSDPCTICRDAKRDPTTLVVVEDVSDLWALERSGAVQARYHVLGGVLSALDGVRPEHLNIARLVERASDPAVKEIILALNATVDGQTTAHYVTESLAHLGLTITRLAHGVPVGGELDYLDEGTLSAAIRSRTAF, encoded by the coding sequence ATGCCCCAAGCCGTCGCCGGTCCCGAGATCGAGCGCCTGATCCAGCTCCTCGCCCGCATGCCGGGCCTCGGTCCGCGTTCGGCGCGCCGCGCCGCGTTGCAGCTCATCAAGAAGCGCGACACCCTGCTCGGCCCCCTCTCCGAGGCGATGCGGATCGCGGCCGAGCGCATCGTGGTCTGCCACGCCTGCGGCAACGTCGACACCAGCGATCCTTGCACGATCTGCCGGGACGCGAAGCGCGATCCGACCACCCTCGTCGTCGTCGAGGACGTCTCCGACCTCTGGGCGCTGGAGCGCTCGGGTGCCGTTCAGGCGCGCTACCACGTGCTCGGCGGCGTGCTCTCGGCCCTCGACGGGGTGCGGCCGGAGCACCTCAACATCGCGCGCCTCGTCGAGCGCGCCAGCGACCCGGCGGTCAAGGAGATCATCCTCGCGCTGAACGCCACCGTCGATGGCCAGACCACGGCCCATTACGTCACCGAGTCGCTCGCCCATCTCGGATTGACGATCACCCGCCTCGCCCACGGCGTGCCGGTGGGCGGGGAGCTCGACTATCTCGACGAGGGGACCCTGTCGGCGGCCATCCGGAGCCGGACGGCGTTCTGA
- the truA gene encoding tRNA pseudouridine(38-40) synthase TruA, which yields MPRYKLVIEYDGAPFCGWQRQAEDLTVQGAIEAAVTRFTGEDARLTCAGRTDAGVHAIHQVAHLDLTKDWRTDTVRDALNAHLRPLPVAILSAEIARAGFDARHSAIRRHYRYRILNRRSPAALTRAHVWHVPWALDPDLMQAAALPLLGRHDFTAFRAAECQAASPVRTLEQLDVARVSMGLHEEIVIATSARSFLHHQVRSMVGTLMLAGSRRVTADDVADILAARDRSRCGPMAPACGLTFVGVDYAEGDAPDAPAGK from the coding sequence ATGCCGCGCTACAAGCTCGTCATCGAGTACGACGGGGCTCCCTTCTGCGGCTGGCAGCGGCAGGCGGAGGATCTCACCGTCCAGGGCGCGATCGAGGCGGCGGTGACGCGTTTCACCGGTGAGGACGCCCGTCTCACCTGCGCAGGCCGCACGGATGCGGGCGTCCACGCCATTCATCAGGTTGCCCATCTCGACCTCACGAAGGATTGGCGAACGGACACGGTGCGCGACGCCCTGAACGCACATCTGCGCCCGCTGCCCGTGGCGATCCTCTCCGCCGAGATCGCGCGTGCCGGGTTCGACGCGCGTCATTCCGCGATCCGGCGCCATTACCGGTATCGGATCCTCAACCGGCGCAGTCCCGCGGCGTTGACGCGGGCGCATGTCTGGCACGTGCCCTGGGCGCTCGATCCCGATCTGATGCAGGCGGCCGCCCTACCCCTTCTCGGGCGGCACGACTTCACCGCCTTCCGCGCCGCCGAGTGCCAGGCGGCGAGCCCGGTGCGCACCCTGGAGCAGCTTGACGTCGCGCGGGTCTCGATGGGTCTGCACGAGGAGATCGTGATCGCGACTTCGGCCCGATCCTTCCTCCATCATCAGGTCCGCAGCATGGTCGGCACCCTGATGCTCGCGGGAAGCCGTCGCGTCACCGCCGACGACGTCGCCGACATCCTCGCCGCGCGCGACCGCAGCCGGTGCGGCCCGATGGCTCCGGCCTGCGGGCTGACCTTCGTCGGCGTGGATTACGCGGAGGGCGACGCCCCCGACGCTCCGGCCGGAAAATAG
- the pheT gene encoding phenylalanine--tRNA ligase subunit beta, with protein MKFTLSWLKDHLETDASLDTIAETLTRIGLEVEGIEDKATALKPYVVARVLTAEQHPNADRLRVCMVDTGDGQPLQVVCGAPNARAGMKSVFAPPGTYVPGKNITLSVGSIRGVESRGMLCSGAELGLGDDHDGILDLPEDAPVGEPYALYAGLDDPVVEINLTPNRPDCTSIHGIARDLAATGIGILKREPLPPVRGEGACPVPVVLDVAGEDAKLCPLFALRLVRGVKNGPSPAWMQARLRAIGLRPINALVDITNYMTFDRGRPLHVFDAAKVSGGLTVRRARSGETLLALDGRTHQLTEDMVVIADERGVESVGGIIGGEASGCDEGTVDVLIESALWDPANIAQTGRRLGVITDARYRFERGVDPAFALPGLDLATRLVLDICGGSPSEATIAGEVPETGHVIDFPWTEVRRLAGIELSRAEMKVTLETLGFHVAGTGDRVKVLAPSWRPDIEGKADLVEEIVRIAGLDRIEPKPLPRLVAGAAKPVLTVIQKRTRVAKRALASRGLMEAVTWSFIPHEDAVLFGGGGSALALANPIAADLSDMRPSLVPGLLRAAQRNADRGYPDVALFEVGQCFAGDEPDEQSIRAAAVRRGSAGRDGGGRHWDGAAGPVDVFQAKADALALLSGLGVPTGGLQVAAGGPDWLHPGRSGTLQFGPKNPVGHFGEIHPRILKALDLKGTLVAFEIVLDALPLPKFKPTKVKPALALSDFQPVSRDFAFVVGRDVAAGEVVKAAQAAERKLIAGIDVFDIYEGTGIPEGSKSVAIAVRLQPVEKTLTDAEIEAVSARIVAEVARKTGATLRS; from the coding sequence ATGAAATTCACCCTCTCCTGGCTCAAGGATCATCTCGAGACCGACGCCTCGCTCGACACGATCGCCGAGACGCTGACGCGCATCGGCCTGGAGGTGGAGGGCATCGAGGACAAGGCGACCGCGCTGAAGCCCTACGTGGTCGCCAGGGTGCTGACCGCAGAGCAGCACCCGAACGCGGATCGCCTGCGTGTCTGCATGGTCGATACGGGCGACGGGCAGCCGCTGCAGGTCGTCTGCGGGGCGCCGAACGCGCGCGCCGGCATGAAATCCGTCTTCGCGCCGCCCGGCACCTACGTCCCGGGCAAGAACATCACCCTGTCGGTCGGCAGCATCCGCGGCGTCGAGAGCCGCGGCATGCTCTGCTCGGGCGCCGAGCTCGGCCTCGGCGACGACCATGACGGCATCCTCGACCTGCCCGAGGATGCGCCCGTGGGCGAGCCCTACGCCCTCTATGCCGGGCTGGACGACCCGGTCGTCGAGATCAACCTCACGCCGAACCGGCCGGATTGCACCTCGATCCACGGCATCGCCCGCGATCTGGCGGCGACCGGGATCGGCATCCTCAAGCGCGAGCCGCTGCCCCCCGTGCGTGGGGAGGGCGCGTGCCCCGTCCCCGTCGTCCTCGACGTCGCGGGCGAGGATGCCAAGCTCTGCCCGCTCTTCGCCCTGCGCCTCGTGCGCGGCGTGAAGAACGGCCCGTCGCCTGCCTGGATGCAGGCCCGGCTGCGGGCGATCGGCCTCCGGCCGATCAACGCGCTCGTCGACATCACGAACTACATGACCTTCGACCGCGGCCGCCCGCTCCACGTCTTCGACGCGGCCAAGGTCTCGGGCGGCCTCACCGTGCGCCGCGCGCGGAGCGGCGAGACGCTGCTCGCCCTCGACGGGCGCACGCATCAACTCACGGAAGACATGGTCGTGATCGCCGACGAGCGCGGCGTCGAATCGGTCGGCGGCATCATCGGCGGCGAGGCGTCGGGCTGCGACGAGGGCACGGTCGACGTGCTCATCGAATCCGCCCTGTGGGATCCGGCCAACATTGCGCAGACCGGGCGCCGCCTCGGCGTCATCACGGATGCCCGCTACCGCTTCGAGCGCGGCGTCGACCCGGCCTTCGCCCTGCCCGGGCTCGACCTCGCCACCCGCCTCGTCCTCGACATCTGCGGCGGCAGCCCGAGCGAGGCGACGATCGCGGGCGAGGTGCCGGAGACCGGCCACGTCATCGATTTCCCGTGGACCGAGGTGCGGCGCCTCGCCGGAATCGAGCTCTCCCGCGCCGAGATGAAGGTGACGCTGGAGACGCTGGGCTTCCACGTCGCCGGCACCGGCGACCGGGTGAAGGTGCTGGCGCCGTCCTGGCGGCCCGACATCGAGGGCAAGGCCGATCTCGTCGAGGAGATCGTGCGCATCGCCGGCCTCGACCGGATCGAGCCCAAGCCCCTGCCGCGTCTCGTGGCGGGCGCAGCCAAGCCCGTCCTGACGGTGATCCAGAAGCGGACCCGGGTGGCGAAGCGCGCGCTCGCGAGCCGAGGGCTGATGGAGGCCGTGACGTGGTCCTTCATCCCGCACGAGGACGCAGTGCTGTTCGGTGGCGGCGGAAGCGCGCTGGCACTCGCCAATCCCATCGCCGCCGACCTCTCGGACATGCGCCCGAGCCTCGTGCCGGGCCTGCTCCGGGCGGCGCAGCGCAACGCCGACCGCGGCTACCCCGACGTCGCCCTGTTCGAGGTCGGCCAATGCTTCGCGGGCGACGAGCCGGACGAGCAGAGCATCCGCGCAGCGGCCGTGCGTCGCGGCAGCGCGGGCCGTGACGGCGGCGGACGCCACTGGGACGGCGCGGCAGGCCCGGTCGACGTCTTCCAGGCGAAGGCCGACGCGCTGGCGCTGCTTTCCGGCCTCGGCGTACCGACCGGCGGCCTGCAGGTGGCGGCGGGCGGCCCCGACTGGCTGCATCCCGGCCGCTCCGGCACCCTTCAGTTCGGGCCGAAGAACCCGGTCGGTCATTTCGGTGAGATCCATCCGCGCATCCTGAAGGCGCTCGATCTCAAGGGCACGCTCGTCGCCTTCGAGATCGTCCTGGACGCGCTGCCGCTGCCGAAATTCAAACCGACCAAGGTGAAGCCAGCCCTCGCCCTCTCGGATTTCCAGCCGGTCTCCCGCGATTTCGCCTTCGTGGTGGGACGCGACGTTGCCGCGGGCGAGGTGGTCAAGGCCGCGCAGGCTGCGGAGCGCAAGCTCATCGCCGGCATCGACGTGTTCGACATCTACGAGGGGACCGGGATCCCGGAGGGCTCGAAGTCGGTCGCGATCGCGGTCCGGTTGCAGCCCGTCGAGAAGACGCTGACCGACGCGGAGATCGAGGCGGTGAGCGCCCGGATCGTTGCCGAGGTCGCGCGCAAGACCGGCGCGACGCTGCGCTCATGA
- a CDS encoding peptide deformylase: MAVRPLVILPDSRLRLRSEPAGPVTDEIRKLAADMLETMYDAPGVGLAAIQIGVPKRVVTIDTSKDENAREPRVFLDPEIVWSSEEKRVYDEGCLSIPEFYGEVERPDRVRVRFRDLDGKEQEIEADGLLATCIQHEIDHLNGVLFIDHLSKLKRDRVVKKFAKAAKRGEAA; this comes from the coding sequence ATGGCCGTCAGACCCCTCGTCATCCTGCCCGATTCCCGCCTGCGCCTGAGGTCGGAGCCCGCCGGCCCCGTCACGGACGAGATCCGCAAGCTCGCCGCGGACATGCTGGAGACGATGTACGACGCGCCGGGCGTCGGCCTCGCCGCGATACAGATCGGCGTGCCGAAGCGTGTCGTGACGATCGACACCTCGAAGGACGAGAACGCCCGCGAGCCGCGGGTCTTCCTCGATCCCGAGATCGTGTGGTCGTCCGAGGAGAAGCGGGTCTACGACGAGGGCTGCCTCTCGATTCCTGAGTTCTACGGTGAGGTCGAGCGGCCGGATCGGGTGCGGGTGCGCTTTCGCGACCTCGACGGCAAGGAGCAGGAGATCGAGGCGGACGGGCTTCTCGCGACCTGCATCCAGCACGAGATCGACCACCTGAACGGCGTGCTGTTCATCGACCACCTGTCGAAGCTGAAGCGCGACCGGGTCGTGAAAAAATTCGCCAAGGCGGCCAAGCGCGGCGAGGCCGCCTGA
- the rpmI gene encoding 50S ribosomal protein L35, giving the protein MPKLKTKSGAKKRFKITGTGKVMYAQAGKRHGMIKRTTKQIRNLRGTTTLFEGDAANVKKYFLPNAR; this is encoded by the coding sequence ATGCCCAAGCTGAAGACGAAGTCGGGCGCCAAGAAGCGCTTCAAGATCACCGGCACCGGCAAGGTCATGTATGCCCAGGCCGGCAAACGCCACGGCATGATCAAGCGGACCACGAAGCAGATCCGCAACTTGCGCGGCACGACGACCCTCTTCGAGGGCGATGCCGCCAACGTGAAGAAGTACTTCCTGCCGAACGCGCGGTAA
- a CDS encoding HesA/MoeB/ThiF family protein produces MALSADEIERYARHLVLREVGGPGQARLKAARVLVIGAGGLGAPLIQYLAAAGIGTIGIVDDDTVSLSNLQRQVIHGTPDIGRPKVESAAQAVGRLNPHVEVVAHATRITAENAPGLLAAYDLVADGSDNFSTRYAVSDACFHAKRPLVTAALGQFDGSLTTIRAHETGPDGRPNPTYRCLFPSPPPPGSVPPCAEAGVLGALAGVMGSLMAMEVIRAFAGFGEPLIGRLLMVDARSMRFETLSYGWDETNPLNGHAATADLAQRPGSTS; encoded by the coding sequence ATGGCCCTTTCCGCCGACGAAATCGAACGCTACGCCCGCCACCTCGTCCTGCGCGAGGTCGGCGGCCCCGGGCAGGCGCGCCTGAAGGCGGCACGCGTCCTGGTGATCGGCGCGGGCGGGCTCGGGGCGCCGCTGATCCAGTATCTCGCCGCCGCAGGCATCGGCACGATCGGCATCGTCGATGACGACACGGTCTCCCTCTCGAACCTGCAGCGACAGGTGATTCACGGCACGCCTGATATCGGCCGGCCGAAGGTCGAGAGCGCGGCGCAGGCGGTCGGGCGCCTCAACCCGCATGTCGAGGTTGTCGCGCACGCGACGCGGATCACCGCCGAGAACGCCCCCGGCCTCCTCGCAGCCTACGATCTCGTGGCGGACGGCTCGGACAATTTCTCCACCCGCTACGCCGTCTCCGACGCTTGCTTCCACGCGAAGCGCCCCCTCGTCACGGCCGCGCTCGGCCAGTTCGACGGCTCGCTCACGACGATCCGCGCGCACGAGACGGGGCCTGACGGGCGCCCGAACCCGACCTATCGCTGCCTGTTCCCGAGCCCGCCGCCGCCCGGCAGCGTGCCGCCCTGCGCCGAGGCCGGCGTGCTCGGCGCGCTCGCGGGCGTGATGGGATCGCTGATGGCGATGGAGGTGATCCGCGCGTTCGCCGGCTTCGGCGAGCCTCTCATCGGCCGTCTCCTCATGGTCGACGCCCGATCGATGCGCTTCGAGACCCTGTCCTACGGCTGGGACGAGACGAACCCGCTGAACGGACATGCGGCGACGGCCGATCTCGCGCAGCGCCCAGGCAGCACGTCCTGA